The following are encoded together in the Bradyrhizobium genosp. L genome:
- a CDS encoding MFS transporter codes for MTTIDQPAQGRAADILARLDRLPGTAHVWKLITLLSLGGMFELYDLFMTAYVVPGLMKAGLLKDVAVSIFAGPALFVAATFTGLFIGTCAFGYVADKYGRRTVFTYSMLWYSAATFVMAFQSTGLGVSLWRLIAGIGIGVELVTIDTYVSELVPKSMRGRAFAFNQGVMFSVVPIVAFVAYMLVPISPFGLDGWRWVVLIGSTGALIVWFIRRAVPESPRWLINQGRLDEADAITTEIETRVRRDLNGAALAAPGSHAVEKTEATGRLGEIFEPAYRGRTFMLMIFQFFQTFGFYGFAAWVPTLIAQQTGINVGASLLYSFIIAIANPFGPLLAMTFADKFERKWQLVGAACGIGIFGMLFSYQTTMPLLILFGVLITLANNILSYSFHNYQAELFPARIRARAVGFTYSLSRLSAIFASFVIGFFLQTAGTKGVFGLIAAAMLIVVVAIAGWGPRTLDRELEEISG; via the coding sequence ATGACGACAATTGACCAGCCCGCCCAGGGGCGCGCCGCGGACATCCTCGCCCGCCTCGACCGACTGCCGGGCACCGCGCATGTGTGGAAGCTGATCACGCTGCTCTCGCTCGGCGGCATGTTCGAACTCTACGATCTCTTCATGACCGCCTATGTCGTCCCCGGCCTGATGAAGGCAGGGCTGCTCAAGGACGTCGCCGTCAGCATTTTCGCCGGCCCGGCGCTGTTCGTGGCGGCGACCTTCACCGGCCTGTTCATCGGCACCTGCGCGTTCGGCTATGTCGCCGACAAATACGGACGCCGCACGGTCTTCACCTATTCGATGCTGTGGTACAGCGCCGCGACCTTCGTGATGGCGTTCCAGAGCACCGGTCTCGGCGTCAGCCTGTGGCGCCTGATCGCCGGCATCGGCATCGGCGTGGAGCTGGTCACGATCGACACCTACGTGTCCGAACTGGTTCCCAAGTCGATGCGCGGCCGCGCCTTCGCCTTCAACCAGGGCGTCATGTTCTCGGTGGTGCCGATCGTGGCATTCGTCGCCTACATGCTGGTGCCGATCAGTCCGTTCGGCCTGGACGGCTGGCGCTGGGTGGTGCTGATCGGCTCGACCGGCGCGCTGATCGTCTGGTTCATCCGCCGCGCGGTCCCCGAGAGCCCGCGCTGGCTGATCAACCAGGGCCGGCTCGACGAGGCCGATGCGATCACGACGGAGATCGAGACCAGGGTGCGCCGCGATCTCAACGGCGCGGCGCTGGCGGCGCCCGGGAGCCATGCGGTCGAAAAGACCGAAGCCACCGGACGGCTCGGCGAGATCTTCGAGCCGGCCTATCGCGGCCGCACCTTCATGCTGATGATCTTCCAGTTCTTCCAGACCTTCGGATTCTACGGCTTCGCGGCCTGGGTGCCGACCCTGATCGCGCAGCAAACCGGCATCAATGTCGGCGCCAGCCTGCTCTATTCGTTCATCATCGCGATCGCCAATCCGTTCGGCCCGCTGCTCGCCATGACCTTCGCCGACAAGTTCGAGCGGAAATGGCAATTGGTCGGCGCCGCCTGCGGCATCGGCATTTTCGGCATGCTGTTCTCGTATCAGACCACGATGCCGCTGTTGATCCTGTTCGGCGTATTGATCACGCTCGCGAACAACATCCTGTCCTACTCGTTCCACAACTATCAGGCCGAATTGTTCCCGGCCCGGATCCGCGCCCGTGCGGTCGGCTTCACCTACTCGCTGAGCCGGCTCAGTGCGATCTTCGCGAGCTTCGTCATCGGCTTCTTCCTGCAGACCGCGGGCACCAAGGGCGTGTTCGGCTTGATCGCCGCCGCCATGCTCATCGTGGTCGTCGCGATCGCAGGATGGGGCCCGCGCACGCTCGATCGCGAGCTCGAGGAGATCTCGGGATGA
- a CDS encoding NIPSNAP family protein, protein MIYELRTYTTRPGTVGEMVKAASTISREIRGDNFGKLEGYWITEIGPLNQVMHMWSYADLNERTRLRAELGKNPRWTGEYIPAIRPHLVRQDVRLLNAIIPPVKPAKSGNVYEFRNYRAKPLGGVKQWQDLFTGVMPVREKYSKIVGLWHTDSGQPNEVCHIWAYPDLNARAEARGAAMKDPAWQEFLGKGTLLLEEMHSTIMLPAPHSPLK, encoded by the coding sequence ATGATCTATGAGCTGCGCACCTACACGACGCGCCCCGGCACCGTCGGCGAAATGGTCAAAGCGGCAAGCACGATCTCGCGCGAGATCCGCGGCGACAATTTCGGCAAGCTCGAGGGCTACTGGATCACCGAGATCGGCCCGCTCAACCAGGTGATGCACATGTGGAGCTATGCCGATCTCAACGAACGGACGCGGCTGCGCGCCGAGCTCGGCAAGAACCCGCGCTGGACCGGCGAGTATATTCCGGCGATCCGTCCGCATCTGGTGCGCCAGGACGTGCGTCTGCTCAATGCGATCATCCCGCCGGTCAAGCCGGCCAAGAGCGGCAACGTCTACGAATTCCGCAACTACCGCGCCAAGCCGCTCGGCGGCGTCAAGCAGTGGCAGGACCTGTTCACCGGCGTGATGCCGGTGCGCGAAAAATATTCCAAGATCGTGGGCCTCTGGCATACCGACTCCGGCCAGCCGAACGAGGTCTGCCACATCTGGGCCTACCCCGATCTCAATGCCCGCGCCGAGGCGCGCGGTGCCGCGATGAAGGATCCGGCCTGGCAGGAGTTTCTCGGCAAAGGCACGCTGCTGCTGGAGGAGATGCACTCCACCATCATGCTGCCGGCGCCGCATTCGCCGTTGAAGTAG
- a CDS encoding DsbA family oxidoreductase, whose amino-acid sequence MSDLKPLRLDIVSDVVCPWCYIGKHRIEEALKQVADVPVEVHWRPFFLNNWIPREGIGRDEYLTAKFGSVEAYKGIAGRVVAAAGEEGLSYRPDLVKRQPNTIDCHRLIQWAEAKGKAAEMKQRLMELYFRDGGDLTDVNTLVQAAKDVGLDADDVRKRLATDEDVALVSAQAQEASDKGISGVPTFVFAQKYAVSGAQGAEQLARAIRQVSEEINAQAAE is encoded by the coding sequence ATGAGCGACTTGAAACCGCTTCGCCTCGATATCGTCTCCGACGTCGTCTGCCCCTGGTGCTACATCGGCAAGCACCGCATCGAGGAGGCGCTGAAGCAGGTCGCCGACGTGCCGGTCGAGGTGCACTGGCGGCCGTTCTTCCTCAACAACTGGATCCCGCGCGAAGGCATCGGCCGGGACGAGTATCTCACCGCCAAATTCGGCTCGGTCGAGGCCTACAAGGGCATCGCCGGCCGTGTCGTCGCAGCCGCCGGCGAGGAGGGGCTGAGCTATCGGCCCGACTTGGTCAAGCGCCAGCCCAACACCATCGACTGCCACCGCCTGATCCAGTGGGCCGAAGCCAAGGGCAAGGCGGCCGAGATGAAGCAGCGGCTGATGGAATTGTACTTCCGCGACGGCGGCGATCTCACCGACGTCAACACGCTGGTGCAGGCAGCCAAAGATGTCGGGCTCGATGCCGACGACGTGCGCAAGCGCCTTGCGACCGACGAGGACGTTGCGCTGGTGTCGGCGCAGGCTCAGGAAGCCTCCGACAAGGGCATCTCCGGCGTGCCGACCTTCGTGTTCGCGCAGAAATACGCGGTGTCCGGCGCGCAAGGTGCCGAGCAGCTCGCCCGTGCCATCCGCCAGGTCTCCGAGGAGATCAACGCGCAGGCGGCGGAATAG
- a CDS encoding helix-turn-helix domain-containing protein encodes MNAHASTLWAEPAKPVHIGEHLRGWRQRRHLSQLDLAVDAEISARHLSFVETGRSAPSRDMVLKLAERLDVPLRERNVLLVAAGFAPAFPQRALDDPALKSAREAINLVLKAHEPNPALAYDRHYNLVSANRMVAPLLDGVPERLLGQPFNILRLAFHPEGLAPRTVNLPEWAAHLLERLHRQCEATADPELIKLYQDLKSYPIPARSAPITADNNVALPFKLRHNGEVLSFISTTMVFGTPVDITLQELALETFFPADELTAERMRQMAASLK; translated from the coding sequence ATGAACGCACATGCATCCACGCTTTGGGCCGAGCCCGCCAAACCCGTCCATATTGGCGAGCACCTGCGCGGATGGCGGCAGCGCCGCCATCTCAGCCAGCTCGATCTCGCTGTCGATGCCGAGATCTCGGCGCGACACTTGAGCTTTGTCGAGACCGGCCGCTCGGCGCCGTCGCGCGACATGGTCCTCAAACTTGCGGAGCGCCTCGACGTGCCCTTACGCGAACGCAACGTGCTGCTGGTCGCCGCGGGTTTCGCGCCTGCATTCCCGCAGCGCGCGCTGGACGATCCCGCGCTGAAATCGGCGCGCGAGGCGATCAACCTGGTGCTGAAGGCGCATGAGCCCAATCCGGCGCTGGCCTATGACCGGCACTACAATCTGGTCTCCGCCAATCGCATGGTGGCGCCGCTGCTCGATGGCGTGCCGGAGCGGCTGCTCGGCCAGCCCTTCAACATCCTGCGTCTCGCCTTCCATCCCGAAGGCCTGGCGCCGCGCACCGTCAATTTGCCGGAATGGGCCGCGCATCTTTTGGAGCGCTTGCACCGGCAATGCGAGGCCACCGCCGATCCAGAGCTGATCAAGCTCTATCAGGATCTGAAATCCTATCCGATCCCGGCACGATCGGCCCCGATCACCGCCGACAACAACGTCGCGCTTCCGTTCAAGCTGCGCCACAATGGCGAGGTGCTGAGCTTCATCTCGACCACCATGGTGTTCGGCACGCCGGTCGACATCACCTTGCAGGAACTGGCGCTGGAAACCTTCTTTCCGGCCGACGAACTCACTGCGGAACGGATGCGGCAGATGGCTGCCAGTCTGAAATAG
- a CDS encoding group III truncated hemoglobin — MAEAERREQITAEIVGRTGITEAMIERLVHGFYARVRSDPMLAPVFEARITDWEPHLAQMCAFWSSVALMTGRYHGTPMVKHMRLPVDAAHFDRWLQLFETTAQELCPPVAATHFIERARRIASSLEMGVASGQGVMLGVGERYRRKSSSFRGSPLGENPESIGP; from the coding sequence ATGGCGGAGGCAGAGCGCCGCGAGCAGATCACGGCCGAGATTGTCGGGCGGACCGGGATCACCGAGGCCATGATCGAACGCCTGGTGCACGGCTTCTATGCCAGGGTTCGCAGCGATCCGATGCTGGCGCCGGTGTTCGAAGCCAGGATCACCGACTGGGAGCCGCATCTGGCGCAGATGTGTGCGTTCTGGTCCTCGGTCGCGCTGATGACCGGTCGCTATCACGGCACGCCGATGGTCAAGCATATGCGGCTTCCGGTCGACGCCGCGCATTTCGACCGCTGGCTCCAGCTGTTCGAGACGACCGCGCAGGAACTGTGCCCGCCAGTCGCGGCGACACATTTCATCGAGCGCGCCCGCCGTATTGCGTCCAGCCTCGAGATGGGCGTCGCCAGCGGGCAGGGCGTGATGCTCGGGGTTGGGGAGCGATACAGACGAAAATCCTCGTCATTCCGGGGCTCGCCTCTTGGCGAGAACCCGGAATCCATCGGGCCATAA
- a CDS encoding RrF2 family transcriptional regulator, with translation MRLTSFTDFALRALMRLAGEPDRWFATGEIAAEFGISRNHLAKVVRDLAGSGFIATQRGAGGGFALARPPQAITLGAVVRALEGDSALVECFGEDGGDCVLLPRCRLKAKLAAAREAFMRELDGTTLAECAYVPRNPKRVA, from the coding sequence ATGCGCCTGACGTCGTTCACCGATTTTGCGCTGCGCGCCCTGATGCGGCTGGCCGGCGAGCCGGATCGCTGGTTTGCCACCGGAGAGATCGCGGCCGAGTTCGGCATCTCCCGCAACCATCTCGCCAAGGTGGTGCGCGACCTCGCGGGATCAGGCTTCATCGCGACCCAGCGCGGCGCCGGCGGAGGCTTTGCGCTGGCGCGGCCGCCACAGGCGATCACGCTCGGCGCGGTGGTGCGCGCGCTCGAAGGCGACAGTGCGCTGGTGGAATGTTTCGGAGAGGATGGCGGCGATTGCGTGCTGCTGCCGCGCTGCCGGTTGAAGGCAAAGCTCGCGGCGGCGCGCGAGGCCTTCATGCGCGAGCTCGACGGAACGACGCTGGCGGAGTGCGCTTACGTGCCGCGCAATCCGAAACGAGTTGCGTAG
- a CDS encoding SET domain-containing protein → MPTISSHKPYRVGRSKTGLGLFATKPIKKGDKIVRYFGPILDSKKKDEDAIENKYLFELTNRWTIDGSVRENVARYINHSCRPNAESDVRPRKRKVFIRAIKNIEPGDEINYDYGTDYFKAYLKPIGCKCDSCERKRKKQRAEARAERARLKEKAERKAKRKAEKLAEERAKARKAKAASNGAKANGKHLNGHSLTGPSAKKAPSKRASSRLLHA, encoded by the coding sequence ATGCCCACGATATCATCGCACAAACCCTATCGCGTCGGCCGTTCCAAGACCGGCCTCGGCCTCTTCGCCACCAAGCCGATCAAGAAAGGCGACAAGATCGTCCGCTATTTCGGGCCGATCCTCGATTCCAAGAAGAAGGATGAGGACGCGATCGAGAACAAATATCTGTTCGAGCTGACCAATCGCTGGACCATCGACGGCTCGGTCCGCGAGAACGTTGCCCGCTACATCAATCATTCCTGCCGGCCGAACGCGGAATCCGACGTTCGCCCGCGCAAGCGCAAGGTGTTCATCCGCGCCATCAAGAACATCGAGCCGGGCGATGAGATCAACTACGACTACGGCACCGACTATTTCAAAGCCTATCTGAAGCCGATCGGCTGCAAATGCGATTCCTGCGAGCGGAAGCGCAAGAAGCAGCGCGCCGAGGCGCGGGCGGAGCGGGCGCGGCTGAAGGAAAAGGCCGAGCGGAAAGCCAAGCGCAAGGCCGAAAAGCTCGCCGAGGAGCGGGCCAAGGCACGGAAGGCCAAGGCGGCGAGCAATGGTGCCAAGGCCAACGGCAAGCACCTCAACGGCCACAGCCTGACAGGGCCATCGGCCAAGAAGGCGCCTTCGAAGCGCGCGTCATCGCGGCTGCTGCACGCTTAG
- a CDS encoding TetR/AcrR family transcriptional regulator: protein MARLSRENKATRPAPARSQAARKAADRPVQRRRASDAPYHHGDLHEALLKAAEQVLERDGLSGLTLRAVAREAGVSHAAPTHHFGDLTGLVSELAAIGFRQFNDAMIAAGASGTTAMEKGLARAKAYVTYAQAHPGMYGLMFRTERLDMTRPSLHEAANTSFAGLAGSIGESRQEQIEESRLSLDQAAAIVRAWSLVHGFTMLLLDGRLTDVLKRMPPGTTLDMLFEAMLKGSMPRPPGVC, encoded by the coding sequence ATGGCTAGATTATCCAGGGAAAACAAGGCGACCCGACCCGCTCCGGCACGGAGCCAGGCTGCACGCAAGGCCGCCGACCGCCCGGTCCAGCGTCGACGGGCGAGCGATGCGCCGTATCATCACGGCGACCTGCACGAGGCGCTGCTGAAGGCGGCCGAGCAGGTGCTCGAGCGTGACGGGCTATCGGGGCTGACATTGCGCGCGGTGGCGCGCGAGGCCGGCGTGTCGCACGCAGCGCCGACGCATCATTTCGGCGATCTCACCGGGCTCGTCAGCGAACTCGCTGCGATCGGCTTCCGCCAGTTCAACGACGCGATGATCGCGGCCGGCGCCAGCGGCACGACTGCGATGGAAAAGGGGCTGGCGCGCGCCAAAGCCTACGTCACCTATGCGCAGGCCCATCCCGGCATGTACGGGCTGATGTTCCGCACCGAGCGGCTCGACATGACCCGGCCTTCGCTGCACGAGGCGGCCAACACATCGTTCGCCGGCCTCGCCGGCTCGATCGGCGAGAGCCGCCAGGAGCAGATCGAGGAGAGCAGGCTGTCGCTCGATCAGGCCGCGGCGATCGTGCGCGCCTGGTCGCTGGTCCACGGCTTCACCATGCTGCTGCTCGACGGGCGGCTGACCGACGTGCTGAAGCGGATGCCGCCCGGCACCACGCTCGACATGCTGTTCGAGGCAATGCTGAAGGGTTCGATGCCGCGCCCGCCGGGCGTCTGCTAG
- a CDS encoding carotenoid oxygenase family protein — protein sequence MLDQVTSNTARTNLAPISFEADAPFLNITGELPRELNGTLYRNGPNPQFDVPGAHWFVGDGMLHAFHLENGRASYRNRWVRTAKWQAEHDAGRALFGGFGRKLADAPETTTTDGCVANTNIIFHGGKLLALVESHLPTEIEPGTLNRLGYCDYKGAISGPFTAHPKIDPVTGEMVFFGYNAAGPLTPALSYGAVDASGAVTRFERFESPYASMVHDFILTANHVLFPILPITGSMQRAMRGQAPYAWEPEKGAYVGVMKRSGASKDIVWFRAESCYVFHVMNAWEDGNRIIADVMQFDEAPLFNHPDGSPTDPKKNRARYCRWTFDLSGNTDRFTQTYLDDLTGEFPRVDDRRAGLASNHGWYACANPDLPMFGALSGIVHVDGRGKRLGHYLLPAGDTISEPVFVERSSDAAEGDGWLLAVVWRARENRSDLAVFNATDVEAGPAALVHLGHRVPDGFHGNWVGTT from the coding sequence ATGCTCGACCAGGTGACATCAAACACGGCGCGGACCAACCTGGCGCCGATCTCCTTTGAAGCCGATGCGCCCTTCCTCAATATCACGGGCGAATTGCCGCGCGAGCTGAACGGCACGCTCTACCGCAACGGCCCCAACCCGCAATTCGACGTCCCGGGCGCGCACTGGTTCGTCGGCGACGGCATGCTGCACGCCTTCCATCTCGAAAACGGCCGCGCCAGCTATCGCAACCGCTGGGTCCGCACCGCCAAATGGCAAGCCGAGCACGATGCCGGCCGCGCGCTGTTCGGCGGCTTCGGCCGCAAGCTCGCCGATGCGCCGGAGACGACCACGACCGATGGCTGCGTCGCCAACACCAACATCATCTTCCACGGCGGCAAGCTGCTGGCGCTGGTCGAGAGCCACCTGCCGACCGAGATCGAGCCCGGCACGCTCAACCGCCTCGGCTATTGCGACTACAAGGGCGCAATCTCCGGCCCCTTCACCGCCCACCCCAAGATCGATCCGGTGACCGGCGAGATGGTGTTCTTCGGTTACAACGCCGCGGGTCCCCTCACCCCGGCGCTGTCATACGGCGCGGTCGACGCCTCAGGCGCGGTGACGCGGTTCGAGCGCTTCGAATCGCCCTACGCCAGCATGGTGCATGACTTCATCCTCACCGCGAACCACGTGCTGTTCCCGATCCTGCCCATCACCGGCAGCATGCAGCGCGCAATGCGGGGACAGGCGCCCTATGCCTGGGAGCCGGAGAAAGGCGCCTATGTCGGCGTCATGAAGCGCAGCGGCGCCTCGAAGGATATCGTCTGGTTCCGCGCCGAGAGCTGCTATGTCTTCCACGTCATGAACGCCTGGGAGGACGGCAACCGCATCATCGCCGACGTGATGCAGTTCGACGAGGCACCGCTGTTCAACCATCCCGACGGCTCGCCAACCGATCCGAAGAAGAACCGCGCGCGCTATTGCCGCTGGACCTTCGATCTCTCCGGCAATACCGACCGCTTCACGCAAACCTATCTCGACGACCTCACTGGCGAATTCCCCCGTGTCGACGATCGCCGCGCCGGACTCGCCAGCAATCACGGCTGGTACGCCTGCGCCAACCCTGATCTGCCGATGTTCGGCGCGCTGTCCGGCATCGTCCATGTCGACGGCCGCGGCAAGCGGCTCGGCCATTATCTGCTGCCCGCCGGAGACACCATCTCCGAGCCCGTGTTCGTCGAGCGCAGCAGCGATGCCGCCGAGGGCGACGGCTGGCTGCTCGCGGTGGTCTGGCGCGCCCGCGAGAACCGCAGCGATCTCGCCGTGTTCAATGCGACCGATGTCGAGGCCGGCCCCGCGGCGCTGGTGCATCTCGGCCACCGTGTGCCGGATGGATTTCACGGCAATTGGGTGGGCACGACGTAG